Within the Halarcobacter mediterraneus genome, the region GGGTTTTAAATACAGCTTCTTCTTTACCTATTGGAGTTGTTACTTCATTTATTGGTGCGCCATTTTTTGTATATTTATTATTTAGAAAACATAAGAAAAAAGCTTAAAACTATTAAAACAAAGATATCAAATCTTAGTTTGAAATCTAGTGCTTTTTTTACATCTTCTTTTTCTATATTTTTTTTACCATCTCCAAAGTAGGGCTTTTCTTTTATTTTCCCAAAGTATGACGTAGGGCCTCCTAAAGAGACATTTAAAACTAGTGCCATTGCTGAGATTGGATGTCCAGCATTTGGACTTTCATGTTTTTTTCCATAAGAATAAAACTCTTTAAAAGTTTTTTTTGAAAAGAAAAGTAGGGCTATTAAAAGTGCAGTTATTCTAGCTGGAATAAAATTTACTACATCATCAAGTTTAGCTGCAAACTTACCAAAGTTTTCATATTTTTCATTTCTATATCCAACCATAGAGTCTAAGGTATTAATTGCTTTATAAATAAAAGCTCCCACAATACCAAAAAAAATCATATAAAACATTGGAGCAATAACTCCATCACTTAAGTTTTCCGCATAAGTCTCAATAGCAGCCTTATTTATATCACTTTCACTCATTTCCTTTGTATCTCGACTTACAAGCATAGAAATGGCATGTTTAGGATTGTCTGAGGATATTACTTCTTTTACACTATCATAAAGCATTTTAGAAGAGATAGTAAAAGAGCAAAGTAGGGCTTGAAAATATATATTATCAATTTTGCTTAATAAAAAAGTAACTAAAAAAACAAGAGTTAGTAAGGATATAGTTAATAAAAAACCTCTAAAGATACAGTCTTTATAAAACTTCTTTTCAAACCATTTTATGTAGTTTCCAAAAAGAATAATAGGGTGATAAAGAGTTTTGATTAGATGAAACTCTCCAAAGATAAAATCAATAAGATATGCAAAAAATAGAAGCTCTAAATACATTTATCAATTTCTTTAAAAGCTTTATCTAAAAGTTTAATACTCTTTTTACTCTTTACCGCAATTCTTATATGATACTTCTCTAAAAAATCAAAGTTGGAACAATCTCTTATCATGATTTTATATGGTATTAGTTTTTCTTGTAACTCTTTTACTTTTATACCTTGTAGTTTTACTAAAATGTAGTTTGCTTCACTTTGGTGTTGTATCATTTTGATAAAAGAGTGTTTCTTAACTGTAGAATACAATAACTCTAGATTTTCTCTGTTTTTCTTTTTCGCTTTTTTGTAGAAGCTTTTGTATTTTAAAACTTCTATTAAATAATTCATATCAAAAGTAGAAATCTTCCACATAGGCTCTTTCTCTTTTAGTTTTTTGATATTTTCTTTTGATGAGATAATAGTGCCAACTCTAATTCCAGCAGATGAATAAAACTTTGTCATAGATTTTAGAATATAAAGTTTGTTATACTCTTTTAAATATTTTGTTGCAGATTCAAAATCAGTAAACTCTAAAAAGCTTTCATCTATTAAAATTATACATTCTTTTTTTATCCAATAATTTAATAGTTTCTTTATATCATAACATTTTGCATCGGGTGTTGAAGGATTTACAAATATTACAAATGAGCCCTTTTTAACCTCTTTATTGATATCTTTAAATCTATTGATTAAATCAATCTTATAGCCAAAGTTTTGAGCTGCTTTCTTGTATTCTAGGTATGCAGGGGAATAAATAGTACAATGTTTTATGTTCAGATTTTCAAAGAGTTTAAAGATAGCAGAACTACCACCGTTGTATAGTTCAATTTGTGACTTCATTACCTTATAGTGGTTTGAAATAGCTTTATACAGCTTGTCATAATTTGGGTAAGAAGATATATTTAATGTATTAAAATCAATGTCAAGTTTTGGTTTTAAAAAGTTTATATTTGAAGATAAATCAATTACTTCTTTTTCTTCACATTCTGCTTTTTTTGCAAAACTTTTTGTATCTCCACCATGTTCAAACTTTTTCATATGATTAGTCTAAAACCTTTCCCGTTCTAAGGGCATGTGCCCAATCTTCTCTTCCATTCTCTTCTGCTTTTTTTGCTGCTTTTTCAAAGTCATAGGCAACTCTTACTTGCTCAACACTATATTGATTTTCTTCTACTGTTAAAATAGAATAGGCTGCATCAGGGGTATGGTTTTCCATCTTGTGTTTAGTTGGAAGTTCATCTTCATAGGCTTGAAGTCCAACAGAACCTGGATTTATAACTATCTGTCCAGAACTTAGTTTATGAATTCTTGGCAAATGTGAATGTCCACAAAAAATAAATGGGGCTTCAATATTATCTGTTAGTTTGATAATATCCTCATCACTTCTTAACTTTATAGAACCTTCTGAAATATCTTCCAATAAATACTGGCTATCATCAAAATATGTTCCATGAATCATATAATATGTTCCACCAATAATTTTTTCAAATTGCAAATCTTGAATCCAGTATAAAACTTCATCCCCTAAATCTTCATAAGCATATCTTAAAGTAGGGTTTTCTTCAAGTTGAACTAAAGAAGATTCAAGGATTTCTCTATCTTGATTTCCACAGATATTTATGAATTTATTCTCTCTTATTAATTCATATGTAGCCCTTGGTTCAATTGGTCCATAAAACATATCTCCAAGGTTTAAAACAACTTCAATATTTCTATTCCTAATATCTTTTATTACTTCTTGTAGTGCATATATATTTGATTTAATATTTGAAATAATAGCTATTTGCATTAACTTCCTTTTTGTCTTATTTATTTTTTAACTTATTTATTCTTTAGTTTGCCATCAAGTTTATATTTGTTTAAATATCCTCTAGGTGTTAAAACTTTTCCATTTTTAGTTAGTTTTGAGTTTGAATTGCAAATTATAATAAGAGTTGACATAGAAACAGCTGGATGTTCAATATCTTGGTCTATCAAATCTTGGGCTGTTGTTATAGTGATTTTTTCTTTTTCAACTCTACCTACATGTGAAGCAATAATTGCTATTCTATCTTGGTATCCATTTTCTAAGGCTCTTAAAAAGTTTTGATAAGGAAGAATTCTTTTTTTAGATTTTGGATTATAAATACCTAAAACAAAGTCACAATCAAGGGCTGCTTTTACCCTTTTATCAATTAAATTTATATCTGTAAGTCTATCTGAT harbors:
- the cbiB gene encoding adenosylcobinamide-phosphate synthase CbiB, producing MYLELLFFAYLIDFIFGEFHLIKTLYHPIILFGNYIKWFEKKFYKDCIFRGFLLTISLLTLVFLVTFLLSKIDNIYFQALLCSFTISSKMLYDSVKEVISSDNPKHAISMLVSRDTKEMSESDINKAAIETYAENLSDGVIAPMFYMIFFGIVGAFIYKAINTLDSMVGYRNEKYENFGKFAAKLDDVVNFIPARITALLIALLFFSKKTFKEFYSYGKKHESPNAGHPISAMALVLNVSLGGPTSYFGKIKEKPYFGDGKKNIEKEDVKKALDFKLRFDIFVLIVLSFFLMFSK
- a CDS encoding aminotransferase class I/II-fold pyridoxal phosphate-dependent enzyme; the encoded protein is MKKFEHGGDTKSFAKKAECEEKEVIDLSSNINFLKPKLDIDFNTLNISSYPNYDKLYKAISNHYKVMKSQIELYNGGSSAIFKLFENLNIKHCTIYSPAYLEYKKAAQNFGYKIDLINRFKDINKEVKKGSFVIFVNPSTPDAKCYDIKKLLNYWIKKECIILIDESFLEFTDFESATKYLKEYNKLYILKSMTKFYSSAGIRVGTIISSKENIKKLKEKEPMWKISTFDMNYLIEVLKYKSFYKKAKKKNRENLELLYSTVKKHSFIKMIQHQSEANYILVKLQGIKVKELQEKLIPYKIMIRDCSNFDFLEKYHIRIAVKSKKSIKLLDKAFKEIDKCI
- a CDS encoding metallophosphoesterase family protein, which produces MQIAIISNIKSNIYALQEVIKDIRNRNIEVVLNLGDMFYGPIEPRATYELIRENKFINICGNQDREILESSLVQLEENPTLRYAYEDLGDEVLYWIQDLQFEKIIGGTYYMIHGTYFDDSQYLLEDISEGSIKLRSDEDIIKLTDNIEAPFIFCGHSHLPRIHKLSSGQIVINPGSVGLQAYEDELPTKHKMENHTPDAAYSILTVEENQYSVEQVRVAYDFEKAAKKAEENGREDWAHALRTGKVLD